The proteins below are encoded in one region of Paracoccus sp. N5:
- a CDS encoding acyl-CoA dehydrogenase family protein, with the protein MIERSLFNQEHELFRETVRRFVEKEITPYHAQWEKDGIVPRELWLKAGEQGLLCCTVPEEYGGLGLDYLFDVVVFEELWRAGASGPGFLIHTDLVATYILSFGSEEQKRKFLPKMVTGEWIGALGMTEPHAGSDLKAIRTRATRDGDDYVINGQKVFISNGQHADVLVCATKTDRDAGAKGVTLFLIEGDREGFRRGRNLEKLGMHAQDTSELFFDNVRVPAANMLGAEGEGFALMMTKLSQERLAQAIRSATVAETIIEWTLDYTTQREAFGKTIFDFQNTQFKLAELKTQATLARVFTDKCIELFMQGKLDPVDAAMAKMYTTELHCKAADECLQLFGGWGYMWEYPICRAYADARITKIAGGSIEIMKTIIAKAMKAEHDRR; encoded by the coding sequence ATGATCGAACGCAGCCTCTTCAACCAGGAACACGAGCTTTTCCGGGAAACCGTCCGGCGTTTCGTCGAGAAAGAGATCACGCCCTATCACGCGCAATGGGAAAAGGACGGCATCGTCCCGCGCGAATTGTGGCTGAAGGCCGGCGAACAGGGCCTGCTGTGCTGCACCGTGCCCGAGGAATATGGCGGGCTGGGGCTCGACTACCTGTTCGACGTGGTGGTGTTCGAGGAGCTGTGGCGCGCCGGCGCCTCGGGCCCCGGCTTCCTGATCCACACCGACCTGGTGGCGACCTATATCCTGTCCTTCGGCAGCGAGGAGCAGAAGCGCAAGTTCCTGCCCAAGATGGTCACCGGCGAATGGATCGGCGCGCTTGGCATGACCGAGCCGCATGCCGGCTCGGACCTCAAGGCCATCCGCACCCGCGCCACCCGTGACGGCGACGATTACGTCATCAACGGGCAGAAGGTGTTCATCTCGAACGGCCAGCACGCCGACGTGCTGGTCTGCGCCACCAAGACCGACCGCGACGCCGGCGCCAAGGGCGTCACCCTGTTCCTGATCGAGGGCGACCGCGAGGGCTTCCGCCGCGGCCGCAACCTGGAAAAGCTGGGCATGCACGCACAGGACACTTCCGAGCTGTTCTTCGACAATGTGCGCGTGCCCGCCGCGAACATGCTGGGGGCCGAGGGCGAGGGCTTTGCCCTGATGATGACCAAGCTCAGCCAGGAACGGCTGGCCCAGGCCATCCGCTCCGCCACCGTGGCCGAGACGATCATCGAATGGACGCTGGACTATACCACCCAGCGCGAGGCCTTCGGCAAGACGATCTTCGACTTCCAGAACACCCAGTTCAAGCTGGCGGAGCTGAAAACCCAGGCCACGCTGGCCCGCGTGTTCACCGACAAGTGCATCGAGCTGTTCATGCAGGGCAAGCTGGATCCGGTCGATGCGGCGATGGCCAAGATGTACACCACCGAACTGCATTGCAAGGCGGCCGACGAATGCCTGCAACTGTTCGGCGGCTGGGGCTATATGTGGGAATACCCGATCTGCCGCGCCTATGCCGATGCGCGCATCACCAAGATTGCCGGCGGCTCGATCGAGATCATGAAGACCATCATCGCCAAGGCCATGAAAGCCGAACACGATCGGCGCTGA
- a CDS encoding acetyl-CoA hydrolase/transferase C-terminal domain-containing protein produces the protein MAPLRIGSRDLAGHLPAGARIWLHACSGESALIREELEAADLRGLTFTGIFVPGLNRLAGLLAAGARVESYFMMPEFSGHEAQVDFLPFCYREIRLHLAANPPDAALVMVSPPDEQGLCSLGPVNDFIGDIWPHIPRIIGHINPLVPRTQGRSIPLDRFHAVIEGEAALPVSDPGMDEVSARIAALAGELVPEGATVQAGLGRTPEAVLRGLTGHRNLSIHSGLIGDSTLDLLEAGALRADAPICAGVAIGSQRLYDAVGRPEFRFAPPSVTHELAQLAGIGRFVTINSAIEVDLAGNGHAEATRKGLVSGPGGASDFAAGARGLQGLRVLVLPATAAGGKISRIVPSGQAPGPVSLGRFDTDVVVTEYGFADLRAASPAQRRERLIAIAAPEHRAELADT, from the coding sequence ATGGCACCCTTGCGGATCGGTTCGCGCGACCTGGCCGGCCACCTTCCCGCCGGTGCCCGGATCTGGCTGCATGCCTGTTCGGGGGAAAGCGCGCTGATCCGCGAGGAGCTGGAGGCCGCGGACCTGCGCGGCCTGACCTTCACCGGCATCTTCGTGCCCGGCCTGAACCGGCTGGCCGGGCTGCTGGCGGCGGGCGCGCGGGTCGAAAGCTATTTCATGATGCCCGAGTTCTCGGGCCATGAGGCGCAGGTGGATTTCCTGCCGTTCTGCTATCGCGAGATCCGGCTGCATCTGGCGGCGAACCCGCCCGATGCGGCACTGGTCATGGTCTCGCCCCCGGACGAACAGGGCCTGTGCAGCCTGGGCCCGGTCAATGATTTCATCGGCGACATCTGGCCGCATATCCCGCGGATCATCGGTCATATCAACCCGCTGGTGCCGCGGACGCAGGGCCGGTCCATCCCCCTCGACCGCTTCCATGCCGTGATCGAGGGCGAGGCGGCGCTCCCGGTCTCGGACCCCGGCATGGACGAGGTTTCGGCCCGCATCGCCGCACTCGCCGGCGAGTTGGTGCCCGAGGGCGCGACGGTCCAGGCCGGCCTTGGCCGCACGCCCGAGGCGGTGCTGCGCGGCCTGACCGGCCACCGCAACCTGTCCATCCATTCCGGCCTGATCGGGGATTCGACGCTGGACCTGCTGGAGGCCGGGGCGCTGCGCGCGGACGCGCCGATCTGCGCCGGCGTCGCCATCGGCAGCCAGCGGCTTTATGATGCCGTCGGCCGGCCCGAGTTTCGCTTTGCCCCGCCTTCGGTCACGCATGAGCTGGCGCAACTGGCCGGCATCGGGCGCTTCGTCACCATCAACTCGGCCATCGAGGTGGATCTGGCCGGCAACGGCCATGCCGAAGCCACCCGCAAGGGCCTGGTGTCGGGCCCCGGCGGCGCTTCCGATTTCGCGGCGGGCGCCCGCGGATTGCAGGGGCTGCGCGTCCTGGTACTGCCCGCAACGGCGGCGGGCGGCAAGATCAGCCGCATCGTTCCGTCGGGGCAGGCGCCCGGCCCGGTGTCGCTGGGCCGGTTCGATACCGATGTCGTCGTCACCGAATACGGCTTTGCGGACCTGAGGGCGGCAAGCCCGGCGCAACGCCGCGAAAGACTGATTGCCATCGCCGCCCCGGAACACCGGGCCGAACTGGCGGACACCTGA
- a CDS encoding enoyl-CoA hydratase-related protein, with protein MANIPAFEDIIYEVRGRAAWIIINRPKVYNAFRGQTLEEMIQALNLAGNDKDVASIVITGAGDKAFCTGGDQSAHEGNYDGRGVVGLPIDELQSLIRDVPKPVIARVNGFAIGGGNVLATLCDLTIASENAMFGQVGPKVGSFDAGWGTCLLARIVGDKKAREIWYLNDRLSARDAMGYGLVNKVVPLEELDAAVTQWTDTLAERSPTALAFLKRSFNADSDSIRGISNLALHAVKLYYATPESQEGVNAFNEKRKPDFYKFVE; from the coding sequence ATGGCAAACATCCCCGCTTTCGAGGACATCATCTACGAGGTCCGCGGTCGCGCGGCCTGGATCATCATCAACCGTCCGAAAGTCTATAATGCCTTCCGCGGCCAGACGCTGGAGGAAATGATCCAGGCGCTGAATCTGGCGGGCAACGACAAGGACGTGGCCTCGATCGTCATCACCGGCGCCGGCGACAAGGCGTTCTGCACCGGCGGCGACCAGTCGGCGCATGAGGGCAATTACGACGGCCGCGGCGTCGTCGGCCTGCCCATCGACGAGCTGCAAAGCCTGATCCGCGACGTGCCGAAGCCGGTGATCGCCCGGGTGAACGGCTTTGCCATCGGCGGCGGCAACGTGCTGGCGACGCTGTGCGACCTGACCATCGCCTCGGAAAACGCCATGTTCGGCCAGGTGGGTCCGAAGGTCGGCTCGTTCGACGCCGGCTGGGGCACCTGCCTGCTGGCTCGCATCGTCGGCGACAAGAAGGCGCGCGAGATCTGGTATCTCAACGATCGCCTCTCGGCCCGCGATGCCATGGGCTACGGGCTGGTGAACAAGGTCGTGCCGCTCGAGGAACTGGACGCCGCCGTCACGCAATGGACCGACACGCTGGCGGAACGCTCGCCCACCGCGCTGGCCTTCCTGAAGCGGTCGTTCAATGCCGACAGCGACTCGATCCGCGGCATCTCGAACCTCGCCCTGCATGCGGTCAAGCTGTATTACGCGACGCCGGAATCGCAGGAAGGCGTCAATGCCTTCAACGAGAAGCGCAAGCCCGATTTCTACAAGTTCGTGGAATAA
- a CDS encoding FAD-binding protein: protein MAVLLLGEVTDGALNRDATAKAVNAVKALGDVTVLVAGAQAQAAAAEAATIAGVSKVLVAEAPLYGHRLAEPTAALIVGLAGDYSHIAAPATTDAKNILPRVAALLDVMVLSDVSAVIDAETFERPIYAGNAIQVVRSKDAKKVFTLRTASFDAAGAGGSAAVSEAAPAADPGLSAWISDEVAQSDRPELTSAKRVVSGGRGVGSKESFAVIEALADKLGAAVGASRAAVDSGYAPNDWQVGQTGKVVAPELYVAVGISGAIQHLAGMKDSKVIVAINKDEEAPIFQIADYGLVGDLFTTVPELTGKL, encoded by the coding sequence ATGGCCGTTCTTCTGTTGGGTGAAGTCACCGATGGCGCGCTGAACCGCGATGCGACCGCCAAGGCGGTGAACGCTGTCAAGGCCCTGGGCGATGTGACCGTGCTGGTGGCGGGCGCGCAGGCGCAGGCCGCCGCGGCCGAGGCGGCGACGATCGCCGGCGTGTCGAAAGTGCTGGTGGCCGAGGCGCCGCTCTACGGCCACCGCCTGGCCGAGCCGACCGCGGCGCTGATCGTCGGCCTCGCCGGCGACTACAGCCATATCGCGGCGCCGGCGACGACGGATGCCAAGAACATCCTGCCCCGCGTCGCGGCGCTTCTCGACGTGATGGTGCTGTCGGATGTCTCGGCGGTGATCGATGCCGAGACCTTCGAGCGGCCGATCTATGCCGGCAACGCCATCCAGGTGGTGCGCTCGAAGGACGCGAAGAAGGTCTTCACCCTGCGCACGGCGAGCTTCGACGCGGCGGGCGCGGGCGGTTCGGCCGCGGTCTCCGAGGCGGCGCCGGCGGCCGATCCCGGGCTGTCGGCCTGGATCTCGGACGAGGTGGCGCAATCGGACCGCCCCGAGCTGACCTCGGCCAAGCGCGTGGTCTCGGGCGGCCGCGGCGTCGGCTCGAAGGAGAGCTTCGCGGTGATCGAGGCGCTGGCCGACAAGCTCGGCGCCGCGGTGGGTGCCTCGCGCGCGGCGGTCGACTCGGGCTATGCGCCGAACGACTGGCAGGTCGGGCAGACCGGCAAGGTGGTGGCGCCCGAGCTTTACGTCGCGGTGGGCATCTCGGGCGCGATCCAGCACCTGGCGGGGATGAAGGATTCGAAGGTGATCGTGGCGATCAACAAGGACGAGGAGGCGCCGATCTTCCAGATCGCCGACTACGGCCTGGTCGGAGACCTGTTCACCACCGTCCCGGAACTGACCGGGAAGCTTTGA
- a CDS encoding electron transfer flavoprotein subunit beta/FixA family protein, with translation MKVLVPVKRVIDYNVKARVKADGTGVDLANVKMSMNPFDEIAVEEAIRLKEKGQAEEVIAVSIGVKQAQETLRTALAMGADRAILVVAAEDVQQDIEPLAVAKILAAVAKAEGTELIIAGKQAIDNDMNATGQMLAAILGWGQAAFASKLELDGAKARVTREVDGGLQTIEVALPAVVTADLRLNEPRYASLPNIMKAKKKPLEEKTPGDYGVDVAPRLEVVSVREPEGRKAGIKVGSVDELVSKLKEAGVI, from the coding sequence ATGAAGGTTCTCGTGCCAGTGAAGCGCGTGATCGACTACAACGTGAAGGCCCGGGTGAAGGCTGATGGCACGGGTGTCGATCTTGCGAATGTGAAGATGTCGATGAACCCGTTCGACGAGATCGCGGTCGAGGAGGCGATCCGGCTGAAGGAGAAGGGCCAGGCCGAGGAGGTCATCGCCGTCAGCATCGGCGTCAAGCAGGCCCAGGAAACCCTGCGCACGGCCTTGGCCATGGGCGCCGACCGGGCGATCCTGGTCGTGGCCGCCGAGGACGTGCAGCAGGACATCGAGCCCTTGGCGGTGGCGAAGATCCTCGCCGCGGTGGCGAAAGCCGAGGGCACCGAGCTCATCATCGCCGGCAAGCAGGCGATCGACAACGACATGAACGCCACCGGCCAGATGCTGGCGGCGATCCTGGGCTGGGGCCAGGCGGCCTTTGCCTCGAAGCTGGAACTCGACGGCGCCAAGGCCCGCGTCACCCGCGAGGTCGACGGCGGGCTCCAGACCATCGAGGTCGCGCTGCCGGCCGTGGTCACCGCCGACCTGCGCCTCAACGAGCCGCGCTATGCCAGCCTGCCCAATATCATGAAGGCCAAGAAGAAGCCGCTCGAGGAAAAGACCCCGGGCGATTACGGCGTCGATGTGGCGCCGCGGCTGGAAGTCGTCTCGGTGCGCGAGCCCGAGGGCCGCAAGGCCGGCATCAAGGTCGGCTCGGTCGACGAGCTGGTGTCGAAACTGAAAGAAGCGGGGGTGATCTGA
- a CDS encoding enoyl-CoA hydratase-related protein, producing the protein MEDGLARVVLCQPERGNPIDATLGAELLELSGMLFTAAQVRAVLMTAEGRFFSVGGDLNSFKDRIDELPRLILDWTSDFHTALVRLRRMDAPVVCAVEGGVAGGAVSMMAFADVIHAADSVKFTAAFPAIGFCADSGTTVSLSERMGIARARRFILCNETITAAEARDAGLVDHLHPLAEVRAAAEATAMRLAQGPTRAYGMIKRSFSGALGRSIDEQLELEAQSLSQVAGFADAREGIESFVQKRKPGFTGR; encoded by the coding sequence ATGGAAGACGGGCTCGCCCGGGTGGTGCTTTGCCAGCCCGAGCGCGGCAACCCCATCGACGCCACGCTGGGCGCCGAACTGCTCGAACTGTCGGGCATGCTCTTTACCGCCGCGCAGGTTCGCGCGGTGCTGATGACCGCCGAGGGCCGCTTCTTTTCCGTCGGCGGCGACCTGAACAGCTTCAAGGATCGCATCGACGAACTGCCGCGGCTGATTCTCGACTGGACCTCGGACTTCCATACCGCGCTCGTCCGACTGCGCCGCATGGATGCCCCCGTCGTCTGCGCGGTCGAGGGCGGGGTTGCCGGCGGCGCCGTTTCCATGATGGCCTTCGCCGATGTGATCCACGCCGCCGACTCGGTCAAGTTCACCGCCGCCTTTCCCGCCATCGGCTTTTGCGCCGACAGCGGCACCACCGTCTCGCTGTCCGAACGGATGGGCATCGCCAGGGCGCGCCGCTTCATCCTGTGCAATGAAACGATTACCGCGGCCGAGGCCCGCGACGCAGGGCTGGTCGATCACCTGCATCCGCTTGCCGAGGTCCGCGCCGCGGCCGAGGCGACGGCGATGCGCCTGGCCCAGGGTCCGACGCGCGCCTATGGCATGATCAAGCGCAGCTTCTCGGGCGCGCTTGGCCGCAGCATCGACGAACAGCTGGAGCTGGAGGCGCAGTCGCTGTCGCAGGTCGCCGGCTTTGCCGACGCGCGCGAGGGGATCGAGTCTTTCGTGCAGAAGCGCAAGCCGGGCTTCACCGGCAGATAG
- a CDS encoding MaoC family dehydratase, whose amino-acid sequence MAPKTGFETSAADRWFEHYRPGDAYLFGPIEVTEQEIIAFARRYDPQSFHIDPQAAAAEPHGGVIASGWMTAALMMRLLVDGFLPGRAGLAAPGCDELRWLHPVRPGDRLRLRVTVLSARVSQSKPDRGIVSFRMEGENQDGTAVYSTIATGIFLRKPAAG is encoded by the coding sequence ATGGCGCCAAAAACGGGTTTCGAGACCTCCGCCGCAGATCGCTGGTTCGAGCATTACCGGCCGGGGGATGCCTATCTTTTCGGCCCGATCGAGGTCACCGAGCAGGAAATCATCGCCTTCGCGCGGCGCTATGATCCGCAGTCGTTCCATATCGACCCGCAAGCCGCCGCGGCGGAGCCGCATGGCGGCGTCATCGCCTCGGGCTGGATGACGGCTGCGTTGATGATGCGGCTGCTGGTCGATGGCTTCCTGCCGGGGCGGGCCGGGCTGGCGGCGCCCGGCTGCGACGAATTGCGCTGGCTGCATCCGGTGCGGCCCGGCGACAGGCTGCGGCTGCGCGTGACGGTGCTTTCGGCCCGGGTTTCGCAGTCGAAGCCGGATCGGGGAATCGTCTCGTTCCGGATGGAGGGCGAGAATCAGGACGGGACGGCCGTCTACAGCACCATCGCCACCGGGATTTTCCTGCGCAAGCCGGCTGCCGGCTGA
- a CDS encoding enoyl-CoA hydratase-related protein, protein MTTQPPELVEFRFELLEDGIGHLIFDMPGRSMNVFSNRAIHESEAVADWLKTSGLKGLVVSSGKSSAFCAGADLGELAQAYAMIIAAPESARWQIGRDHFAPIGRSFRKLETAGVPVAFAINGLALGGGCEFALAGHYRVLADTPSTALGLPESLVGLLPGGGGTQRMPRLVGIEAAMPVLLDAARFTPADAVAAGVAHRVVPAGQEIAACVEWIKGNPQPQQPWDREDYVIPSAAEVSAQLAELRRAREEETGGHYPAITAILDCVEFGMPLAMDAAVSKEIDIFADLIKRPEPRDMISSLFLGKQIWQKQRKADALPKAYDTIAAAIRKTWADVAARFEPQAVESAAHWARLTAPMPTDGQARPVPAEVLGEHQGIAATGTWIDAPQGQDQIIAGALLGAAVVAALEHGRELDPDSRRAADFHSINAAGFPAYLGGPFALYDSIGSEGVRRLIAPVAG, encoded by the coding sequence ATGACCACGCAACCGCCCGAACTCGTGGAGTTTCGCTTTGAATTGCTCGAGGACGGCATCGGCCACCTGATCTTCGACATGCCCGGCCGGAGCATGAATGTCTTTTCGAATCGCGCCATCCATGAATCCGAGGCGGTGGCCGACTGGCTGAAGACAAGCGGGCTGAAGGGGCTGGTGGTGTCCTCGGGGAAAAGCAGCGCCTTCTGCGCCGGGGCCGACCTGGGCGAGCTGGCGCAGGCCTATGCGATGATCATCGCCGCCCCGGAAAGCGCGCGCTGGCAGATCGGGCGCGATCATTTCGCGCCCATCGGCCGCTCGTTCCGCAAGCTGGAAACCGCGGGCGTGCCGGTGGCCTTCGCGATCAACGGGCTGGCGTTGGGCGGCGGCTGCGAATTCGCGCTGGCCGGGCATTACCGCGTGCTGGCCGATACGCCCTCGACCGCGCTGGGGCTGCCGGAATCGCTGGTCGGCCTGCTGCCGGGCGGCGGCGGCACGCAACGCATGCCGCGGCTCGTCGGCATCGAGGCGGCCATGCCGGTGCTGCTCGACGCGGCGCGCTTCACGCCCGCCGATGCGGTCGCGGCCGGGGTCGCGCATCGCGTGGTTCCCGCCGGGCAGGAAATCGCCGCCTGCGTGGAGTGGATCAAGGGCAATCCCCAGCCGCAGCAACCCTGGGACCGGGAGGATTACGTCATTCCCTCGGCCGCCGAAGTCAGCGCCCAGCTGGCCGAGCTGCGCCGTGCCCGAGAAGAGGAGACGGGGGGCCACTATCCGGCGATCACCGCCATCCTGGATTGCGTCGAATTCGGCATGCCGCTGGCGATGGATGCCGCCGTCAGCAAGGAAATCGACATCTTCGCCGATCTCATCAAGCGCCCCGAGCCGCGCGACATGATCTCGAGCCTGTTTCTGGGCAAGCAGATCTGGCAAAAGCAGCGCAAGGCGGATGCGCTGCCCAAGGCTTACGACACCATCGCCGCCGCCATACGCAAGACCTGGGCCGATGTGGCGGCGCGTTTCGAGCCGCAGGCGGTCGAAAGCGCGGCGCATTGGGCGCGGCTGACCGCCCCGATGCCGACGGACGGCCAGGCCCGGCCGGTTCCGGCCGAGGTTCTGGGAGAGCATCAAGGCATCGCCGCCACCGGGACCTGGATCGATGCGCCGCAAGGCCAGGACCAGATCATTGCCGGCGCATTGCTGGGCGCTGCGGTCGTGGCCGCGCTGGAACACGGCAGGGAACTCGACCCCGACAGCCGCCGGGCGGCCGATTTCCACAGCATCAATGCCGCAGGTTTCCCTGCCTATCTGGGTGGCCCTTTCGCCCTTTACGATTCCATCGGCAGCGAGGGCGTCCGGCGCCTGATCGCGCCGGTCGCCGGCTGA
- a CDS encoding AMP-binding protein produces MTKFDLAAHRRKLRDLGHWTDEHYDDFLRQALQDHPDKLAVVGDRASGVVRLTFRELEDRIARAAGGLRKLGVGKGDVVALQMPNWWEFVVAVLAAQRLGAITNPLMPIFRERELRFMLGFARCKVFIVPEGFGSLDLAGTARLLRDELDHLEHVVVAHGTGSDSFEALLNSGERVDLAPEGTPPLTDPGEPSMLMYTSGTTGSPKGVQHTVNSMVNAARSMTKRGHLSNDDVLLVGSPVGHMLGLAAGVLLAIFNRATMVLQESWNGRHALDLINEYKVTFSGGATPFLADLVREVQAGAPRPESLRLFLCAGAPIPPVLVRQAGEVLGTTVTSVWGMTESLASTMTEPERAGQLSSISDGRPVAGMEVKVVDDEGRTLAAGKPGRLLVRGAQLHVGYMGIPPEQTFDAEGWMDTGDLAYCLAEEDCSGYIRIAGRTKDVIIRGGENIPVVEIENLLLEHPAITGAALVGYPDERLGERACAFLTVKDGAAVSLDDLRPWMDEKRVAKQYWPERVEIIEAMPRTPSGKIQKFLLRDMLMS; encoded by the coding sequence ATGACCAAATTCGACCTCGCCGCGCATAGGCGCAAGCTGCGCGACCTCGGCCACTGGACCGACGAACATTACGACGATTTCCTGCGCCAGGCGCTGCAAGACCACCCCGACAAGCTGGCGGTGGTCGGGGATCGCGCCTCGGGCGTTGTCAGGCTGACCTTTCGCGAGCTTGAGGATCGCATCGCCCGCGCCGCCGGCGGGCTGCGCAAGCTGGGCGTGGGCAAGGGGGACGTGGTGGCCCTGCAAATGCCCAACTGGTGGGAGTTCGTGGTCGCCGTGCTGGCGGCGCAACGGCTTGGGGCGATCACCAACCCGCTGATGCCGATCTTCCGCGAACGGGAACTGCGTTTCATGCTGGGCTTCGCGCGCTGCAAGGTGTTCATCGTGCCCGAGGGCTTCGGGTCGCTGGACCTGGCCGGCACCGCCCGCCTGCTGCGTGACGAGCTGGACCATCTCGAGCATGTCGTGGTGGCGCATGGCACGGGCAGCGACAGTTTCGAGGCGCTGCTGAACTCCGGCGAACGGGTGGACCTGGCGCCCGAGGGCACGCCGCCGCTTACCGATCCGGGCGAGCCCTCGATGCTGATGTATACCTCCGGCACCACCGGCTCGCCCAAGGGGGTGCAGCATACCGTCAACAGCATGGTGAACGCCGCCCGCAGCATGACTAAGCGCGGCCATCTGTCCAATGACGACGTGTTGCTGGTCGGCTCGCCTGTCGGCCACATGCTGGGTCTTGCCGCCGGGGTGCTGCTGGCGATCTTCAACCGCGCGACCATGGTCCTGCAGGAAAGCTGGAACGGCAGGCATGCGCTGGACCTGATCAATGAATACAAGGTTACCTTCAGCGGTGGCGCCACGCCCTTCCTTGCCGATCTGGTGCGCGAGGTCCAGGCCGGCGCGCCCCGTCCCGAAAGCCTGCGCCTGTTCCTTTGCGCCGGCGCGCCGATCCCGCCGGTGCTGGTCCGCCAGGCCGGCGAGGTGCTGGGCACCACCGTCACCTCGGTCTGGGGGATGACGGAAAGCCTGGCCTCGACCATGACCGAGCCCGAGCGGGCCGGGCAGCTGTCCTCGATCTCGGACGGCCGGCCGGTCGCCGGGATGGAGGTGAAGGTCGTCGATGATGAGGGCAGAACCCTGGCGGCGGGCAAGCCCGGGCGGCTTCTGGTGCGCGGCGCCCAGCTTCATGTCGGTTACATGGGCATTCCGCCCGAGCAGACCTTCGATGCCGAGGGCTGGATGGATACCGGCGATCTGGCCTATTGCCTGGCCGAGGAGGATTGCTCCGGCTATATCCGCATCGCCGGTCGGACCAAGGACGTCATCATCCGCGGCGGCGAGAATATTCCCGTCGTCGAGATCGAGAACCTGTTGCTCGAGCATCCCGCCATCACCGGCGCCGCGCTGGTCGGCTATCCCGACGAGCGCCTGGGCGAGCGGGCCTGCGCCTTCCTGACGGTAAAGGACGGCGCCGCGGTATCGCTGGACGATCTGCGCCCCTGGATGGACGAGAAGAGGGTCGCCAAGCAATACTGGCCCGAACGGGTCGAGATCATCGAGGCGATGCCCCGCACGCCCAGCGGCAAGATCCAGAAATTCCTGCTGCGCGACATGCTGATGTCGTGA
- a CDS encoding PaaI family thioesterase, producing MAGADRPAPHRPFSGTFGHTADRETRMTADFMADGTDIPAGWTPFDLEFGFARSFGQVSFRETGDQRLELGFRCGERHLNPLGMCHGGAIAAFADYAALGAQYAVGLSRIVTPTVTLSVDFLQGILPGQWVAARVDIIRQTRKMCFTQMVARVGDEPVMNSRGIFKISSRAEHIAHPFYVRCAELWPSRVLIDAEDG from the coding sequence ATGGCAGGGGCCGACCGCCCGGCCCCCCATCGACCATTTTCCGGAACGTTCGGCCACACGGCAGATAGGGAGACACGCATGACAGCCGATTTCATGGCAGATGGAACGGACATCCCTGCGGGATGGACGCCCTTTGATCTGGAATTCGGATTTGCCCGATCCTTCGGTCAGGTCAGTTTCCGCGAAACCGGAGATCAGCGTCTGGAGTTGGGTTTCCGCTGCGGAGAACGCCATCTGAATCCGCTGGGCATGTGTCACGGAGGCGCGATCGCGGCTTTCGCGGATTACGCTGCGCTTGGGGCGCAATATGCCGTCGGCCTTTCCCGGATCGTCACCCCGACGGTCACCCTGTCGGTCGATTTCCTGCAAGGGATCCTGCCGGGCCAATGGGTGGCGGCGCGGGTCGATATCATCCGCCAGACCCGCAAGATGTGCTTTACCCAGATGGTGGCGCGGGTGGGGGACGAGCCGGTGATGAACTCGCGCGGCATCTTCAAGATTTCGTCGCGGGCCGAGCATATTGCTCATCCGTTCTATGTCCGATGCGCCGAACTCTGGCCCTCGCGGGTGCTGATCGATGCCGAGGACGGATAG